The following coding sequences lie in one Arachis hypogaea cultivar Tifrunner chromosome 9, arahy.Tifrunner.gnm2.J5K5, whole genome shotgun sequence genomic window:
- the LOC112710205 gene encoding actin-related protein 4, translating to MYGGDEVSAIVIDLGSHTCKAGYAGEDAPKAVFPSVVGAIDQMDIDEAENGEKNSESTADAKNNDKPKGKRKLYVGSQSLGYRRDHMEVLSPLKDGIVADWDIVDNIWDHAFRECLLIDPKEHPMLLAEPSSNTQQQRERAAELMFEKYKAPALFLAKNAVLTSFASGRATSLVVDCGGGSTTVAPVHDGYVLQKAVATSPIGGEFLTDCLMKSLESKGIVIKPRYSFRRKEIRPGEFQTVDIDFPNTTESYKLYSQRVIASDIKECVCRAPDTPYDDSAYSNIPMTPYELPDGQTIEIGADRFKIPDVLFNPSLVQTIPGMESFAEVAPSIRGLPQMVIESINKCDVDIRRELFSSILLAGGTASMQQLKERLEKDLLEESPQAARVKVLASGNATERRFSVWIGGSILASLGSFQQMWFSKSEYEEHGASYIQRKCP from the exons ATGTATGGTGGTG ATGAAGTGTCTGCAATAGTAATTGACTTGGGCTCACACACATGTAAAGCTGGTTATGCTGGTGAAGATGCTCCCAAGGCTGTGTTTCCCTCT GTTGTGGGGGCAATTGATCAAATGGATATTGATGAAGCTGAGAATGGTGAAAAGAACTCCGAGTCTACTGCGGACGCGAAGAACAATGACAAACCCAAGGGAAAGCGAAAGTTGTATGTGGGATCTCAGTCCTTGGGATACCGCAGAGACCATATGGAG GTCCTGTCTCCGTTAAAGGATGGAATTGTTGCAGACTGGGACATTGTTGACAACATATGGGATCATGCCTTCAG ggaGTGCCTCTTGATTGATCCTAAAGAGCATCCAATGCTACTTGCAGAACCTTCTTCTAACACTCAACAGCAGAGAGAAAG GGCTGCAGAGCTTATGTTTGAGAAGTACAAAGCACCTGCATTGTTTTTGGCAAAGAATGCT GTTTTGACATCTTTTGCATCAGGGCGTGCTACATCATTAGTTGTTGATTG TGGTGGAGGATCAACTACAGTTGCACCGGTACATGATGGTTATGTTCTTCAAAAG GCTGTGGCAACTTCTCCTATTGGGGGAGAATTTCTTACAGACTGCTTGATGAAAAGCTTGGAAAGCAAGGGTATCGTG ATAAAACCACGGTATTCTTTTAGGAGAAAGGAAATACGCCCTGGAGAGTTTCAG ACTGTAGATATTGATTTTCCAAATACAACTGAAAGCTACAAACTCTACTCTCAG AGAGTGATTGCAAGTGATATCAAAGAATGTGTATGCCGTGCTCCAGATACTCCATATGATG ATAGTGCATATTCAAACATTCCGATGACCCCATATGAGCTCCCTGATGGCCA GACAATTGAAATTGGAGCAGATAGATTTAAGATTCCAGATGTTCTTTTCAATCCATCCCTAGTTCAG ACAATTCCTGGCATGGAGAGCTTTGCAGAAGTTGCTCCTTCCATTCGTGGCCTACCTCAAATG GTTATAGAAAGCATTAACAAATGTGATGTAGACATTCGAAGAGAGTTATTTAGTAGCATACTG CTTGCTGGTGGCACAGCTTCAATGCAACAACTGAAGGAACGCCTTGAGAAGGATTTACTAGag GAATCCCCTCAAGCTGCTAGAGTAAAAGTATTAGCGAGTGGAAACGCTACTGAAAGAAGGTTTAG TGTTTGGATAGGGGGTAGCATATTGGCTTCTCTTGGCTCCTTCCAGCAAATGTGGTTCTCCAAGTCCGA GTATGAAGAGCATGGAGCTTCATATATCCAAAGGAAGTGTCCTTAA
- the LOC112710204 gene encoding beta-fructofuranosidase, cell wall isozyme — MAAMASLHLLATLLLILGYGRSVIAHIIDEASHQTTHYSSNNMIIPNHTYRPSFHFLPSKNWMNGPMRYKGMYHLFYQHNPKAAVWNTAIEWGHSISKDLVNWFPLQPALTPNQPYDIKGCWSGSITILPNQKPFILYTGIDHNNHQTQNLAIPKNLSDPLLREWVKLPNNPLMKPTLGNKINVTSFRDPTTAWLGHDGFWRVIVGSQENEKGIAILYKSKDFLHWIKAKHPLNSAKKSGMWECPDFYPVSTKGKIGIETSVDGPQVRHVLKVSLYDTSHDYYLIGTYDTTKDVFVPDEKGFDKDELYLVQRYDYGKFYASKTFYDGAKKRRVLWGWINESSVQQDDEKKAWSGIQAIPRTVWLHESGKQLIQWPIAEIEKLRGHHVKLHSKVLKPGTLLQVSGVTPAQADVEISFQVSKLENAQELNPSWKLDPQILCSQKAKGGFGLLVLASKGMQEYTSVFFMIFKTNKKYVVVMCSDQSRSSLNHKNDLTTYGAFVNVDPAHEELSLRILIDQSVVESFGGKGKACITSRVYPTLAINDKAHLHAFNNGTLHVKITRLSAWSMKKAKVN, encoded by the exons ATGGCTGCTATGGCTTCACTTCATTTGTTGGCtactcttcttcttattcttggcTATGGTAGAAGTGTTATTGCTCATATTATTGATGAAGCTTCTCATCAAACTACTCACTATTCTTCTAATAACATGATAATTCCAAACCATACATATAGACCTTCTTTTCACTTCTTGCCTTCAAAGAATTGGATGAAtg GGCCAATGAGATATAAAGGAATGTACCATTTGTTCTATCAACACAATCCAAAAGCTGCAGTTTGGAATACCGCTATTGAATGGGGCCATTCTATATCAAAAGATCTTGTCAATTGGTTTCCATTACAACCTGCTCTTACCCCAAATCAACCTTATGATATCAAAGGTTGTTGGTCAGGTTCAATCACTATTCTCCCTAATCAAAAGCCCTTCATTTTATACACAGGGATTGACCATAACAACCACCAAACTCAAAATTTAGCCATACCCAAAAATTTATCTGACCCATTACTTAGGGAGTGGGTGAAATTACCAAACAACCCTCTAATGAAACCAACTTTGGGTAACAAAATAAATGTGACATCATTTAGGGATCCTACCACTGCTTGGCTTGGCCATGATGGGTTTTGGAGAGTGATTGTGGGAAGCCAAGAGAATGAAAAGGGGATTGCAATTTTGTACAAAAGTAAAGATTTTTTGCATTGGATTAAGGCCAAACACCCTTTAAATTCAGCCAAGAAAAGTGGAATGTGGGAGTGCCCTGATTTCTATCCTGTGTCCACTAAGGGCAAAATTGGAATTGAAACATCAGTTGATGGTCCTCAAGTTAGGCATGTTCTCAAGGTTAGCTTGTATGACACTTCACATGATTACTATCTTATTGGAACCTATGACACCACCAAGGATGTTTTTGTTCCTGATGAGAAGGGATTTGATAAGGATGAGTTGTACTTGGTCCAAAGATATGATTATGGGAAattttatgcatctaagactttctATGATGGTGCAAAAAAGAGAAGGGTCTTGTGGGGTTGGATTAATGAATCTTCAGTTCAACAGGATGATGAAAAAAAAGCATGGTCTGGAATCCAG GCAATTCCTAGAACTGTGTGGCTTCATGAATCTGGGAAGCAACTAATTCAATGGCCAATAGCAGAAATTGAAAAACTACGTGGCCACCATGTCAAGTTGCATTCCAAAGTACTAAAGCCAGGGACATTGCTTCAAGTATCTGGTGTCACTCCAGCACAG GCAGATGTTGAAATTTCATTTCAAGTAAGTAAACTTGAAAATGCTCAAGAACTGAACCCTAGTTGGAAACTGGACCCCCAAATTCTATGTAGTCAAAAAGCAAAAGGAGGATTTGGTTTGCTAGTTTTGGCTTCAAAGGGCATGCAAGAATACACATCAGTGTTCTTTATGATATTTAAAACCAATAAAAAATATGTAGTGGTCATGTGCAGTGACCAAAGCAG GTCTTCCTTGAATCATAAGAATGATTTGACCACTTATGGTGCTTTTGTGAATGTGGACCCTGCTCATGAAGAGTTATCACTAAGAATCTTG ATTGATCAGTCAGTGGTGGAGAGTTTTGGTGGAAAAGGGAAAGCATGCATCACATCAAGAGTTTATCCCACGTTGGCAATCAATGATAAGGCACACCTCCATGCATTCAATAATGGAACACTCCATGTCAAGATCACAAGACTAAGTGCTTGGAGCATGAAAAAAGCCAAGGTCAACTGA